A window from Triticum aestivum cultivar Chinese Spring chromosome 6D, IWGSC CS RefSeq v2.1, whole genome shotgun sequence encodes these proteins:
- the LOC123143341 gene encoding putative F-box protein At3g16210, translating into MSSLRRRRPSPAAVPPLEDEDLLSEILLRLPPQPSSLPRASLVCKRWRGLVSDPGFCRRFRRHHHRNPPLLGFFQELDEGLSFAPSLKAPDRVSPERFSLQHADLVDRFFSLGCRHGLALIYLRKRLQLLVWDPVTGDQHHIAVPPGFDTETSPISGAVFRSAGDVQHFHLALVGSSERQITQAVARVYSSETGVWGNLITAPLQSEGAAHFRIAVSTIKPAVLVGGSLYWLLDGSSGGILEFDMDRQRLAVIPMPVNDLRFFQFSMIRADGGGFGLLVLSGSSAQFWKRRTNCDGVASWVLGRTIEIDKLLHCEPESNGSQLILGFAEDNNVVLFWTIDGPVMLQLESLQSEKVLGTKIMSHYHSFESVYTTERGIGGPEAVLLHNT; encoded by the coding sequence ATGagcagcctccgccgccgccgcccctcgccggcggCGGTGCCGCCGCTGGAGGACGAAGACCTcctctccgagatcctcctccgcctccccccaCAGCCGTCCTCCCTCCCCCGCGCCTCCCTCGTCTGCAAGCGCTGGCGCGGCCTCGTCTCCGATCCAGGCTTCTGCCGCCGcttccgccgccaccaccaccgcaaccctcccctccTCGGGTTCTTCCAAGAGCTAGACGAAGGGCTCTCCTTCGCGCCTTCCCTCAAGGCCCCGGATCGTGTCTCGCCCGAGCGCTTCTCCTTGCAACACGCAGATTTGGTCGACCGCTTCTTCTCCCTCGGATGCCGCCATGGCCTGGCGCTCATCTACCTTCGCAAGCGTCTCCAGCTCCTTGTGTGGGACCCCGTCACCGGCGACCAGCACCACATTGCCGTCCCCCCGGGGTTCGACACGGAGACATCCCCAATCAGCGGCGCGGTGTTTCGCTCTGCCGGAGACGTCCAACACTTCCATCTGGCTTTGGTAGGGAGCAGTGAGAGACAAATTACGCAAGCAGTCGCCCGTGTTTACTCGTCGGAAACCGGTGTATGGGGCAATCTTATCACAGCACCGCTTCAATCTGAGGGTGCTGCCCATTTTCGCATCGCGGTTTCTACGATCAAGCCTGCTGTGCTGGTCGGGGGTTCTCTTTACTGGTTGCTTGATGGGAGCTCGGGTGGGATCCTTGAATTTGATATGGATCGGCAAAGACTAGCTGTGATACCTATGCCAGTAAATGATCTAAGGTTTTTCCAATTCTCGATGATACGGGCAGATGGCGGTGGATTTGGTCTCCTTGTTTTATCAGGCTCCAGTGCCCAATTCTGGAAGAGAAGGACCAATTGCGATGGTGTTGCTTCATGGGTGTTGGGAAGAACCATTGAAATTGACAAGCTACTTCACTGCGAACCAGAGTCGAATGGGAGCCAATTAATACTAGGTTTTGCTGAGGACAATAACGTGGTTCTTTTCTGGACAATTGATGGCCCTGTCATGTTACAGCTTGAGTCACTACAGTCTGAGAAAGTCTTGGGAACCAAAATCATGTCTCACTATCACTCATTCGAAAGTGTCTATACTACAG